A segment of the Cricetulus griseus strain 17A/GY chromosome 6, alternate assembly CriGri-PICRH-1.0, whole genome shotgun sequence genome:
gtttgaggcaatcCTGGATACTGTTGATCCCAACAGGTAAGCTGAAGGAATAGTGGACAGAGTTTTCGtctccctctgccctccttgCTTATTGTACCTGCCTCCCATAGGGATGGCCATGTCTCTTTGCAAGAATACATGGCTTTCATGATCAGCCGTGAAACAGAGAATGTCAAGTCCAGTGAGGAGATTGAGAGTGCTTTCCGGGCCCTCAGCTCAGAGGGCAAGCCTTATGTGACCAAGGAGGAGCTCTACCAGGTAGGACTTTGGGAAGGGCCAAAGTTCCTGGGCACAACTGAAGCCAAAGGGTGCAACAACACACTCACGCACGCCCACACacgcgcatgcatgcacacacacagaagcctGTGTCTGCTGGCAGACAGTCCTAGCCCAACACCTCCTTACCTACGGGCGCTTGTCATGGTTGAACTGACCATACCACCTCTCCTCCAGAACCTGACCCGGGAACAAGCTGACTATTGTGTCTCCCACATGAAGCCCTATGTGGATGGCAAGGGCCGAGAACTGCCCACTGCCTTCGACTACATCGAGTTCACCCGCTCGCTCTTTGTGAATTGATCCTTGGCTCGTAGGTGAGCCTGACCCATACTGCTTGCCCTGCTGTCACCTTGCTGCATGTCACTTCCTCTGTGCTTTCAAGGAAAATATTCCAGACAGTGTTACTTTCCAGTGTAACCATAGGCCTGCTTAGCTTGGGGTAAGACTTCGTAGAAAATGGTGCTTCAGTAAACTGCTTACATTCTAGTTCACAATCATTATGTTGCTGTGGGACCCAAACCCGTTTGAACCAGTTGCCCTCATTCCCACTTCAAATCAAAGCAGCTGGTTCatcttccttgttctctcttccccctccccggATTGTTTTCATGTAACAGACAAATAAAGGACTCAATTCTCCCCCTAAAAGCTTTTGTTCCTCTTTATCCAGCTTAGCACACAGCCTTCCTGGAGAGacaccccacccctgctgctCCTTGTGGCCCTCAGGTAGCTACTTCCGCTTCTAGTTGGTCCAAGTCCTCTGTCTCCCTGGGCCCTTGTTCTGTGAAAGCTGTACTCAGTTGCCACACCTTCACCATGCCCTTGGCATCACCAGCAGCTAAGAGCTGAGTCTGCTGGCTGTTAAACTCCAGGCAGTAGACAGGACTTCCATCTTGGGTTTGTGTTATGGAAACTGTGGGTTTCTGTGAGCTTTTCTGGAGGTCAAACAGTTGCACGTCACCTGCAGGGAGAAAGGTTCAGAAAATAGAAACCACAACTGGGAGAGGCTGTGGCATGCACTTTTCCCATGTGCCTTGTGGTGGGCGCCAGCGGCCTGAATAAAAGCCATCCTCACCACATGCCTCCTACACTTATAAAAAGGCAGTGTGGCTCTTTTGCCTACCTTCCCCAGAAGCAGCAGCAAAAACCAAGGGGCGCACAGGGGACCAGCGCACAGCAAACAGGTACTTGTGAGACAGCTGCAGTGAGGTCAGAGGCTGGGCCTGCAGCATGGAGTACAGGTGGACATGGCCAtcggtcccagcactcaggaagagatTCCTAGACAATGCAGAAAGGGAAGCCTGCATGGCACTGCCACCAGCACCTCCTGGGCTGTCTGCCTGTGGAAAATTCCCTTGGCCTCTATATCTGAGATGAACCCTTAAAGGGCACAGGCCCCAGGACCAACCACCATATCAGAATGCTGGTATTGAAAAGCTGGGGCAGGCCTGTGCCTGAGCAGCAAGCCCAGGCTGATGCCCCTACCTGTGGAAGGGGGAACAGCTCACAGAGTACACAGGGCCACCATGGGGAGAGAAGGTGAACTGCACTGGAGCCCTAAGGGGCACAGAGCTGGGCATCCGAGTGAGAGCAGCTGCCTCTGCTGCCAGGGAACACTTGAGGGGAAAGCCACCTTCTGTGCCCAGAACAAAAAGGCTGGAGTCAAAGCTGGAGAAGGCCACGGATGTCACCCCCACCTCAGTCTCTCCACGGGGTGGCTGTGGAAAAGTGACAGAGATTATACATCCTGACAGCACAGATGGGTTCCCACAGCCCAGCTTCCTTGGGCCCTTACCTTCTTCAGTTTGGTGCTCCGAGGCAGCTGCTGCACAGCCAGAGCAAAACCCTTGGAGAGTCGCAGCTGCCCAGCGCCACTGCCCCTCCAGAGAAGCACCCTTCCATCGGTGGACGCACTCAGCACCTGGAAGCGGTGGCTGTGCCGGGGTTCAGGCAACCACAGCACCTGAGATGACAAAGCACGAGGCAGGATAGAGGGGAGCATCCTGTGTCAGCCTCACCCCCAGCTGTCCCTTATAGGGGTAAAGAATTCTGGGGAAACCGCAGAGACAGGCTTCTGAAGTCCTGCCTCCAGTCCACAATGCCAGCACCCAGGAAAGCTGGCTCAGGCCACCTGTGTAGGAGGCTGGGGGAAAGCCCTGTGCCCTAGAGGACAACAAATGGGAGAGAGATTCAGGACGGCACACAGCCCAAGCAGCTGTCCAACCACCAACTACTGAAGCAGCTGATGCCATCACGCCCCCTTCAAGGGTGGAGGAGTGACTTCCTGCTCCCCCCATCAGTCTCCTGACCTGATACACAGGGTCTGTGTGGGTG
Coding sequences within it:
- the Dync2i2 gene encoding WD repeat-containing protein 34, producing MAMRASPGPFRRAGSARAATLAAGGAGGAERPGRSAPLQDETLGVASVPSQWRGVQGIRGETKSCQTASIATAEASVQARTQVDAQVQTEAPEPVAPVPVSQPDTLRLAAFLRRVEATVIRELNNNWQSHAFDGYEVNWTEPQQTVSCLHTLVYPPAQGQGLHVTGISWNATGSVLACAYGRLDDGDWSTLKSYVCTWNLDRQGLNPQQPSAVVEVPSAVMCLAFHPTQPSHIAGGLYSGEVLVWDMSRPEDPLLWRTGLTDDTHTDPVYQVLWLPEPRHSHRFQVLSASTDGRVLLWRGSGAGQLRLSKGFALAVQQLPRSTKLKKPPRGETEVGVTSVAFSSFDSSLFVLGTEGGFPLKCSLAAEAAALTRMPSSVPLRAPVQFTFSPHGGPVYSVSCSPFHRNLFLSAGTDGHVHLYSMLQAQPLTSLQLSHKYLFAVRWSPVRPLVFAAASGEGDVQLFDLQKSSQKPTVSITQTQDGSPVYCLEFNSQQTQLLAAGDAKGMVKVWQLSTAFTEQGPRETEDLDQLEAEVAT